The window GCCGCCGCAGCGGCGTGCGTTCGGCCACGGCCCGCACGACCTCGTCGAACGTCTCCGGCACGTCGATGCCGATGCGGTGGCTCTCGTCGTCGACCAGCGACGGTGACACCGCGTTGACGCGCACGCCCCGCCGCCCCAGCTCCGCCCCGAGGTAGCGAACGGTGTTCTCGAGCGCCGCCTTCGCCGGCCCGATCGCCCCGTAGTAGTTGGCGTAGCTATCAGCCCCGAGGCTCGAGACCGTGACGACCGCGCCGCCGGCCGCCTCGAGATCGTCGATGGCCGCACGGACCAGCTCCTGCAGACCCCAGACCTGCACGTCCATCGCGGCGCGGTACTCGTCCGCGGTCACGTCCATGATGCGGCCCATGATCATCGGCACGGCCGTGGTGACGA of the Actinomycetota bacterium genome contains:
- a CDS encoding SDR family oxidoreductase, whose product is MTAPTSYPATALIVGGSRGIGRCTVLRLAAAGTRCAIGYVSRDDIAEKTRAEVAEVGPEPVLVKGDQGTEARGVVERARIELGSVDAIVTTAVPMIMGRIMDVTADEYRAAMDVQVWGLQELVRAAIDDLEAAGGAVVTVSSLGADSYANYYGAIGPAKAALENTVRYLGAELGRRGVRVNAVSPSLVDDESHRIGIDVPETFDEVVRAVAERTPLRRLATSDEIASVIVSLLSSDFAMVTGQTIKVDGGYSLLA